The genomic DNA tcagggaaggaaagtcagtttctgtattAGCAAAtaccttgaagtcttggctacaaaaaaggtagtgaacatttccactgttatCGTCcaagaaaaaaagatacagttcattgaacacacattgactttttgtgacaacatgccccaatggTGATAGATATTTCAATAGATAGATAGGCCAAAAGATATTTTAATTAACCAATTGTATAAAACTGATTAAATAAAACACCTGCCCCATAAATGTCACATAAATGTTATACCCTGTCCTTGACATATGTCTACGAAAATATAATATAGTTGACATTTGGTTTAAAATAAGCCAATGTGATTTTACTGTTCACTTGTAACAGCTATAGTAACATATACATATAATGATATTTGAATTTAAAGcactattctgggttcaataaaagttaagttcaatcgacagtatttgtggtataatgttgattaccagaaaaaaaatatttaactcatccctccttttctttaaaaaaaaagcaaacatcgaggttgcagtgaggcacttacaatggaattgaatggggacaatttttggagggtttaaaggcagaaatgtgaagcttataattttataaaagcacttacattaattctgctgctaaaacttgtgtattatttgagctgtaaaagtgtttaaattgccatttttacagtcattttagggtttgttgacatcacatcgccatggcaatgaagttgtaaaattggctataactttacacagaaaaggttagtaagtgattttacacTAAAttgatgttaacacacatattgtttatgttttgtgtctatacttttgaaactgtgagtattttaatgtttacagattggctccatttacttccattgtaagtgcttcactgtaacccagatttgtgcattttttaaagaaaaggaaggacgagtcgaaatttatttttgtggtaatcaacattatgccacaaatgctgcttaattaagctcaacttgtattgaacccagaatattcctttaagtttagaCTGAAGGAtagaattcacccaaaaaatatctaatttatgtttttaactatgtgtataaaaaaatgacacaatATGCCTGCCAGAGAAAATAAGCATTTGTCCAATTGGACATTTGACTCAAATCCTCATAGTTACTGATATGACCactttgtgacaacttccccttgCGACAACTAGCCCCGTTCTCCCATATTGTCCCATTTATAAATGATAAATGTGTAGTGTACACACCCAAAACAACAGAGGAGGCGAAGACTAGCCTTCTCTGCGCAGCATATCCTATTTTTTTCCTCATCCTCAAAAAAGCAAAAGGGAAGCAAACTGTTGTCCAGTGCCCCAGTCTGCCCGCCTCGTGCTGGATGCGCATTTGAGCAGCCGAGCGCGCGCGAGATCATCATTCGCAACAACACGAAATCCGATCCGAGCTCGCGCATCTGAAGGGGGAGTGAAACAGATGAAGTTAAATTAGAAAACGCTCGTGTACCAGCCACAAAAGAGACTGTATGCAGAACTAATAAAGGTAAGAGAAGGGAAAGTTATACGTGAAGTTTACTGACCCGGCATGTctattaaattttaaatgtgtcgCTTGGGTAATACAATTAAAAGCTTAGGTTTGTGAAAGGCATGCGCTGAAGTCATGTTGAATAAATTCTGAAACTTGATGACAGAGATCATATTATGTGATAATATGATCTCTTCTTCTGCGTGGTTTAAGTGAGCAATATTGTGAGCAATATTATGCAGTTAATGCAGACTTTTTCCAAAGACAATACTGTTTCATTTCTGtgtgggttgtttttttttttttttaatttaaaatttttccCCCCGCCTGTAAATTAcgagaaagaaacaaaaacttttaatttcattttcccttttatttttaattgtttttatttatttatttatttatttatttcagttgcCCTAAGTTCAGAAGTTAAGACTTGCTCTTTGTGGAGATACCTTGGGGTACTGCATTTTAACACAACTGTTATTTCTGGTGGTATTTATTTTAGGAGAACGTACTGAATCAGTAAGATCACAACGTAATAAATTAACTCATATCCTGTTTGGCTCTGACGTGACAGGGAGATTTTTtccaggtttatttatttatttatttatttttgaaagaatAAGGAACAGGCAAGTAATGCATCAGGTTGTTTGAGTCCTCCgcaaattaaataatgttttgtttaaagaaaGATATAAAAAAGGAAATTCCTTTTGAAAGTACATGGGGAAAGTATTTTAAATTGCAacgaaaatgaaagaaaaaagttgCATGTGTGTTTATGGCTGATTATGGGATTTTGCTCCAGGTTTATAAACAGCAGATCCTTTTAAACAGAGTAAAGATTAATATCTGTAAAGAAGACATTTTAACCACAGCGCTGGAAGTTGTGTTGCATGGCCTGACTAAATTAAGAGGTATTTTTGCTGGTGGAATGAAAGACAGATGCACATTATCCATGCTCTATTATAGTTTCATGCCATGTGATATAAAAGCTCCTCTGAGTCTTTCAAACCTACACATAAAACAAACTGTGTGAGATTTAGAAGTCTTGGTTTTTACTACCTGACATAATTCAAAAGGGGCTCTGGCAAGACAAAGATCTACCTGCTtggattgagaaaaaaaaatgtttgtaagTTTTTTGCCAAGTCTGAGGTTGAGGATAAAAGCTGAGAACTACCTCAGGGAAACCTACAGTGATTAATTATTCCAAGGTCTATTAGGGAAACAGATTGTGTTTATGTGATACAGGTTAACCACGCTTACTGTATATTAGGTGAGTCAAGCCATTCAGCATTCTGACAACAATGACGCAAATGTTAACAGTCTGTTCTTCAGGATGTGATGGTCTGATACGAGATGTTTAGGGTTGATTCATATTTGTATGAattgcaaatgtatttttatttactgaaACTCTGGTATTATGTATATCACATAAATAAATGTTGCATGTcaaacttcaagcatttaaatgtAGACTTTGTCTTGTAAGTGATGATGGAAAGGCATGAACCTGTCGGGATGTCAGCAAGGATATAAACTAATGGCTCCAACGCCTCGGAGAGATTTCTCAAGGCATGCTGCACTCTCAAGCGGGGAATTTTCTCGGCAGTTGAGGAATGCTAAGGGAGGGACTAGAGCCCATGGTGAAGGAAATAAATTCTGTAGCTTGGAAGGGGGCTTTTTAGCCCAGTCAATAAACCGATGGCATTTTCATCAAACAGATGACTGTTTTAACATCCCTCTTTGCTAAATTATGGTCAGAACTGCAAATATCAACATTTCAGTATGTTTACCGGGGGCTCTCggaaaaataaatgtgtgataaCTTTACACAGCCCACAAGAGGTTGCCTGCAGGCAGTGTAAATCACAACAAACTGTGAAGAGAATTATTTTAAACAGAAATCCCTGAACTTCATATGTCAGCAAGTTTGTGTGTAAAAATGAGAACAAATGACCTTTGTTAGCATGACTCAAAGATGCTATAATTAATGATTACTTAAGACAAATATAATACTTTTGACTTTTAAGATAATCATACTCACTTTTCATTAAGTGGAACTTAATCATGGAATTAAACATACTCTAAAAGTAGGATAATATTTGCCAAAACATGTCAAATGCTTGTATGTAATAAAACAGGTCTGTAATACTATATTTGTCAGAGTCTGTTTGCAAGGATGGAAACAGTGAGCAAACTCACATGCACCAGAAACCAttaagtgcattttaaaatagGAGTGAATGCCTCATAAGACTTCTGAAGACTTGTGAAGCTAGTGAGACTTGCAGCTGGCAAGGCCACacttaattcacccaaaaatgaagattctggtcaccattaactcaccttcatgttattccaaacccatatgactttctttcttacattgaacacaaaaggggatgttagaCACTGACAGACTTAGTAACTATTCACTTTtatagcatcttttttttttttttttttcatacaatgaaagtacatGGTGATTGTGAGattattctgccaaacatctccttttgggttccatgaaaaaaagaaaagaaaaagaaagtcatatgggtttggaaaaacatgaggttgaataaattatttatctTTGCATTAACTATCCAAcatggtctcatgacaagttgtaataattaATAAGAGATGCCGTAATCATAAGAAAGCAAATGAGTTGACTCGTACTAAAACTTTTACTTCCgtagagaaaaatgaaaatgttttcacaatttttcttaagtttaacccagatcccaaacctaaacctaaccatcaaatCTAACCCTTATCCAAACCTAAACCTTATGATTTTAATAAGAAATCACTGTTGTGtatcacagatgaaagaaaacattgggggtTTGAACAAGATGAGGGAAAGGTATTACAAGTTATTGACATACATTGGCCACTTGTGTGACATAAATATGGAAAGAGTAAACAGATTTGTTCtctgatgtttcctttcttaaaataaagtcttGGATAGGAGGATAGCTAAGATTTGATGGCTGTATtatatcaatttgaaattctgtttattgattggttggtctctattgGAATTAATGTAGCACCTTTTCAAATGAGCCAAGTCGtatgatatcttatgattttgccatctcataagAATTATTACAAGttttcatgagactatgttggaacTATCCCATTACTCTGTGAATGTGTTATTTAGGTACAAAAGTTTGTTTGCTCGATCTCATTTGAGTTTTTTTACTGTGATTACAGACCTCAGCAGAAGTGCCAGTTTATCTGAGAAGGAGCTGAAGGAGGCCAGAACCAAGAGTCAAATCATTGCTGCTCAGCTCCAAGCCAATTCAAACTCAAAAGGCGTCCAGCTCTTCAACCGTCGCAGACAGAGAGTGAATGCTTTCACACTTGTGAGCGTTGGAGGAGGGGGATTGGAGGAATCCAAGAATGTTATTGATTCATCTTCTGACAGTCCACTGACATGGGACAAACAGCATTCAACTGTGGAGGCGCACAAGGAGTTGAACCTCAGGAATAGCAAGACAAATCATAGGTGGTCAGCTGGCAGAATCTGCAGTACTGACATGGAGGATGCTAACAAGGTTACGCGTGAGGATGTAGCGGAGGACACTGGACAAGAAAGACACTTTCTCCCTGTCAATGAAAAGGATGAAGAGCTCTCAGAGGAGACTACAGAAGCAGTGAAGGATGAGATTACTCTTAGAACTGACAATATCACTGCTGTTTTGGACAGTGCTTGTCACGAGGAAGCTGGAGTAAATAGAGAACACAGTGACTCAGTAGACTCCAATAAAGAAAATTTGAATGGATACAGTACGCAGTGCAATGGTAAAGTAACCAAGCCAGTGACAAAACAGTCCTCCATCATAAACAGAACAGCTCGGCCATTTTTCTCTCCAACAACAGTTGGATCATCAGAGGCAGTAAGTCCAGTGATGGACATCCCTTTAGCCCCATCCTTTCAGAAGCCCCCTACGACAACATACTTTGAACCACAACCTTCAAATTACCCAGACCCACCTTTCCCAGTGCATGCAAGACCTGTGTTCTCTCCACTACCTCCTCCAACTTCATATCCAACCCCTCCACTCCCCCCCTACTTCAGCCCTCCTCCACCACATACATCCCACACTCCCTCACCACAACCTTCTTCCTACTATATCCGCCCATCTGCCCCGAGACCCACATTTGTTCCTGAGCTCTTAAGTGAGAAGAGGTCTACAACACCAATTAAGACAGGCATCCTTGATGAAGGACGGATTCGCAGAGGAACCCGTAAGTCGATGTTTACATTTCAGGAGAAGCCAAAAATGGCACCAAATCCTGAGCTTCTCTCCTTGGTGCAGGGAGCGGATGAAAAGAAGAAGCAGAAAGCCCAGCCAGATGCAGCGCAAGAGGAGGAGCTGCTGGCTCTTGGAGCCGAAGCCTCAAACTTTCTGGCCAAGGAGGAGGACATTCATGAGGAAGCTTTGGTGCCAGAGTGGGCCTCGAGTTTGAAGAGCTCTAGGACACGTGCCAGGATGGAGCAGAAGCCAGAGCAAGCCCTGACCAACGCTTCGGGGAAAGGAGCGGAACTGTTTGCCAAGCGCCAGACCAGGATGGAAAGGTACGTCCATGACAACAAGGAGCGGCGGAGATCACCTTCTCCTACCACGTCCTTACCTCCTTCATGGGTGTACCCATCCAACATGCCTGGTCGAGTCAAGGCCATTGTGAACACCTCCAATATAAGTGTACAGATTTCAAAGACGCTTCAATCTCAGCAGGCCACTCATAAAAAGAATGTCCCTGCCAAAACACCATCACCAGCACCCGCTCCGCCTCCAGAGATGCCCTTGGAGAATGGCTGCACTAAAATCGAGATGGAGCTGTCGAGACATCAGCCATACCAGCTCAACTCATCCCTCTTCATTCTTAACCCAATAAAAGATCcctacagctctctctctctccctagagCTGCCCCACCTCCCAAGCCTGTCATGACCTGCCAGTCCTTATCCAGGCAAACCTCCCTTCCTTCAAGTACATCGCTGTCACTTTACAGCCCTTCTGCAGCCAACAGGTCGGCCCATTGTTTCTCTCCTCCCATCACGCCACTCAGTCCCAGCACAGTGGGTAGCATCAGTTCCCCTGTGTCTCCTTTAGGTCCAGAACGTGTAGCCTCACCTCGCTCTGGTGCCCAAGCGCCACGCCCCACCTTCTCTGCCAAGAAAGTCGGTATTACCCCACAGGTGTGGAAACCATCCTCATTCTTTTAATCCTTACCATCTCTGCTCTTGCTTGCTTTATGTACTCTTCAGACCAAAGTATTACAGAAGGATGGTAAAAATAGACATATGAAGCTGACTGTCCACTTTAAGTAATGACAGAGCAGGTACAAAAAATTACACAGAGAAAGTACATTACTCTTTTTGGTAATCCTTGCACTATTAGTGCCATAGTCAAATCTCGAGTTTTGTGGAGGCGATAAATGTCAGGTCCTCATTTACTTATGTAACTGACTTACATTGTGATTCAAGAACTGGCCACCAGAGGGTCATAAATTTAATCTTATTAATGATGAATTATTTTAATCAAGACATTGTAATGTAGTGCAGCTGTGTGTTTCAAAAGTAGAGTTTATTCGGTTTTGTGCTGATGCCAGATATATTTTAGGTAAAAGACCAATGTGTCTTTTTCCAATGCTTGCCTCCAAGTTTTCAGGTTGGAGTCTGGTAAAGCCTCATAAAGCACTTTAGCAGATGGTGTCTTGACATTTTAGGATCTACGAAATACAATTGAATATGATTAGAAAGAGTTTCTATACTTTTACTTATGGTACCTGTTAGTCTCCTTCTTAATTAGTGAAGGATGCTGCTCTTTGATTTATGGGTTTAGTTTACAGTTTGCATGCTGTGTGACAGTATGTACGTGATGTAGCGTACATGCAATATGTTCCACTGTACACAAAGCCATAATTCCAAGTTAAATACTGTGTATCTCTACACATGTGGAATCTTAAAGGGACATATGCTGGTTGTTTTCAAACGGTGAGGTATTACTTTGGCCTGACATCACAGTGAAGCAGTCACTTTTGGCAAAcaagttttatgtttttctttttgtcttgttCTTCTTTAGACAATTTTGTCTACTCCACCCTTAATTAAAACAATGAAACCCTCTTTTTCTGAGCTGTCTCTATTTCCATGCTGTATTATCTTCTGCTGTTCACTAATCTGGTCTTCTGTATTTGTTGTATGATTGTGTTGATTTCTTCTTCTATTTTCAGCATTTCCTAAAATCACTTGTTTCACTATGTTCACCCGGTATGCTCTCTGTTAAGAAGCGCAGCCTGTTTTCCCACACGGAGTCATTTTTATCTATACACTTGCAATAACAAAACAAAGACGTGCGTATGACTAAGAGCCGCCCGCTGTGTTGTGCCCTGACCCAAAATGAAATTAGAAACTTTTTTTAACAGCGACTGTGAATATGAATGTGCCCTGTGCATTCCTGGCTTGCCCCTGAAAATGCACATCTGAACCAAAACAGGCCCCTGTAGGCTTAAGCTTTAGACAAACGGCCTGACCTATGGCCTCCCTCATGCTTGGAAAAATGCATTTGCTGGAGGTGAAAACATACCCAGCAGCCTCAGCAGTGCAAATGCATATCTCAGTAAAGGTTAGTGGTCTTGGCAATATGTATGCTTGTAATCTGAAGATGGCATGATATCCCGGTGTACTGGGAAACTGCTAAGACATTGGATAAGAAAAACAGCTCACTGTAATCACAGAGCACATGAGAAACCCTGATATCAATAACATCATATCTGAAGTTGCATGCAAGGCCACTGGAGGTGTTTTAGATGTGTGTGTAGATGGCGTGTTTGCGTGCTTGCAAAgcatacacaaacatatacatcATACCTAGCAGTCGCATGAAATGCTTGGAAGTTTGGTTTTACCAAACACAGGAATTGTTATACAAGTGTTGGAGTAACTTAGAGTGTGATGGCATCTTTGTGTTTCTATGCACTAACATTACTCAAAGTCTACATTTAAAATAACCTGGCTATAAAAAACAAATCATGACATAGTAGGGTGATTTTCacgaaaaatataaaatgttatatttcaccccaaaatcaaaagagggaaattagaaattgtatttttaataaagaaaattaagcttactttttaagacaattaagatttttttttttttttgtaacattattttcataaaaaaagaaaataaatgttgcatgttcaatacaagttaaccatAATCAACAGCgttggtggcataatgttgattacaacaaaaaattatttcaacttttccctttctttataaaaaaaatcaaaataaaatatcgtggttacagttaggcacttacaatggaagtgaatggggccagtccataaacattaaaatatataggcACACAGCACGTAAACactacattttaacatgattttagtgcaataaaatcacttactaaccttatcttcGTTTGTCGTTGTCATGAAGACATAACAGTGTTAAACCATGTAATCTGGAAATTTCTTAGATGCTGCAACAcctgtaaatccctgattttatagCACTAatctcatgttaacacgtatgtgtacatcttgtggctatacttttgaaacaatgtgttttagcatttatggactagCAAGTGCCTTACAGTAAACACAATTCTTATAAAATGTTCAATAAACCAGGGACAAGTTAAAAAACTTTTTTCTACTTTAAGCATATTTAAATCCCTCTCTCAGTAGCCTATTgtaatacaaaaaaatctaattctcaggactttaatgcagaaaaaaaccctgatatattatttaaactgtaaagcatatttgtaaagtacaattataaatatacataattgtactttttttgtactcaatatttttttttttttttaaagtcattgtGTCCGGCCAGGATGATTTCCATTTAGtgatcctaaaaataggcttctttttttttcttttttttttttacttttggggtgaaatttcatccagacatttctttgtgagattcacccaatatGATTCAATAAggactgtctgtttgtgtttgtgattgtATTTTACAACTATAATACTAACACTAAATCAAAGTGATCTCTCTCCTCTAAGAGTAATCTTTTCTAATCTTCAACAGATTAAGGAAGAGACCCTGGCACCAGTCACTAGCACTGACTTCACCACCCCAACGTCCAGGATGTCCAACCTCACTCAATGTTTCACCAGTCCAGATGTGACCTCCAGTGCGGTCTGGTCACCCAGTAGCCCTCTTGTGACCTCAAAATCCTCCAGTCCCATCTACAAGCCCACACCAACCTCCCCTTCACCCAGACCCATCCACAAATCCATCACAATATGCTCTTCCTCAAGCCCCATCCATAAGCCCATTGCAACCTCTCCATCTCCTGGAACCATATACAAACCCACGGCCACCTCCCCCCTGTCTCCACCCTGGGAAACCAGGCACCAGTCCCCAGCCATCAACCAGGACACCAAAGCCAACCATCGCCTTTTGGCCAAAAACATCATCAATGCTGCCAAGCGAAAAAACAGTCCATCTCCTCGTGCACTGAGCGGGCACAGCTTGCCCATCTCCCCAGTGAGCAGCGGCATTGTCCCTTACGAACACAAACCCGTCAGTCCCTTTCAGCCACGGATGCTGGGCGCTCAGTCGCCCACTCTTACCAGTCCCTCTCCCACCCGCATGATCCACTCTCCGGTGCGCTTGTACAACACCCGTTCACTCACCGACTCCGACGCCTCGGTTGAGTCAGAGGATTCAGGTCTGCGCTCTCCTGGAGTGCGCAGCTACAACATTTGCCCCCGTGGCTGGACCGGCGGTCTGCAGGTGAAGAGGGGAAGCATGCCTGAAGATCTGTAGGAAGCACTTAAGGATGATAATACTTCAGCCTGAAATTCATTGTTGACCAGGATCCAAAGTATCCCTTAAATATTCAATGTAAAAAACGCATTTTGGATTTGCTGAACATGTGGACTGTGTGATGGAATTTTTTACATGTTAAAGGGTAggctcaaccaaaaatgaaaattctgtcatcatttacacatcctcattttgttccaaacctatatcagcatcttttttccatggaacaaaaaaggagatgttaatgtTCTTAATGTTCtctttgctcttttccatacaatgaaagcaaaatTTGGATGTACGACTTGtgagctatattccaagtcttctgaagccatacgatacctttgtttgaggaacagaccaaaattgaagtcattattatttgcTGAAAGTCTTCCCCTCTGCTGtatctctcaaatcaaatatctTCAAATTGTATGGACAACGTTTATCAAACTGGTATCattgaattaagttactttacatatatttttgcaaaatgatttttacgtggctcgtttcacgaatcacagcagtttcctggtgaaatgaaaactagaggtgctacaacaacaacaacttttattcactttcacacaaatcacaagtaaaacggcatattgtcagttcataaacactttcttGAAGAGCgagagtcgacacgtgagccaaaagtttattagaagcactacaaaatgaagtggttgcttcagctttttatgacactatcagttaggtttaggtttagctTGATAGTTGAGGTAGACTAATATATTGGTTTTAACAattaatcggtgcagatagttgctttttggaactatcggttatctgcaaaaatatatgtcgatagttgccgatagttccTCTGTAGCCGCTGAAGGATTCTAGAGTTAgaattctataaattgatttaaaaaactaatcggccgattaatcggttattgccTTTTCCACCACTGTTATCGAtactggcaaaatccactattggtcgacctgtACTTGATAAAGAATTAACCATAAAAAACCTTTAACTACCTTTCACCTCAAAACTGACGCAATATGTATAATGAGCCACATAACATAATTTAGCAAAACATTTTCCACAGTCACATACTTTTCATGAGCTCAGGCTGACCTTTATAatgcttttatgatgcttttggccATTTTTTTTAGCATCCGTGCACATTCACTTTTAATGTATAAAGAAGAGCAGTGTGaatgtgcctaacatctccttatgtgtttcatggaagaaaggaagtcatacagttttggagcaacatgagggtgaataaattaaaaCCGAACTtacattttgtggtgaaatattcctttaaaatgaagtCTTGGTCTCATCAACGCAGCTGACTGTAATCAGAAGGCAAAATGAAGAAGGCATTACATGGATTCAGAAAAGTGTACCAAAGAACTTTGATGCTTATtaccaaaaaaagaaatgtgcaaGTATTTTCAAACCAGTATTAGTTATTAtcctcatttttttaaatgtatgtaatataaAAGGGATTTACCCTTTTGCTTTTTTTGTACAGTATTGCTTTGACAATGTTTGAGAGTATTGGAATGTGGTTGCACAATGACAATATTTGTACTGTAGGTCCGACTCAAGTCAAACTTGTAAGGAAGTGACTGCTTATTGCTGATTGtgactcattttaatgtaaaGGTAGAAGGACACAGCAAGGTTTTTACAGTATGAGAGAGAATGGTAGGGATTCTttatattaaacatacagtactataAATGGAAGATGCTGGTGATTTGAAACCTAATGCAGTTTCCATATTAGTTTAGCGCTGACATACTggacaaaaataaaacagctgGTCATTTTTAACGAATGCTTTACACGAGGGTGTGTAACAGGAAAGAGGAAATTGGAAACAG from Myxocyprinus asiaticus isolate MX2 ecotype Aquarium Trade chromosome 22, UBuf_Myxa_2, whole genome shotgun sequence includes the following:
- the LOC127413113 gene encoding synaptopodin — its product is MECKHEPVRRGDSWGGPTATTSSTLDKAGAERSLEGTDFKEGTLESHSTNILEKDDHCGVKRKPGLTSCISQMERKTNLSRSASLSEKELKEARTKSQIIAAQLQANSNSKGVQLFNRRRQRVNAFTLVSVGGGGLEESKNVIDSSSDSPLTWDKQHSTVEAHKELNLRNSKTNHRWSAGRICSTDMEDANKVTREDVAEDTGQERHFLPVNEKDEELSEETTEAVKDEITLRTDNITAVLDSACHEEAGVNREHSDSVDSNKENLNGYSTQCNGKVTKPVTKQSSIINRTARPFFSPTTVGSSEAVSPVMDIPLAPSFQKPPTTTYFEPQPSNYPDPPFPVHARPVFSPLPPPTSYPTPPLPPYFSPPPPHTSHTPSPQPSSYYIRPSAPRPTFVPELLSEKRSTTPIKTGILDEGRIRRGTRKSMFTFQEKPKMAPNPELLSLVQGADEKKKQKAQPDAAQEEELLALGAEASNFLAKEEDIHEEALVPEWASSLKSSRTRARMEQKPEQALTNASGKGAELFAKRQTRMERYVHDNKERRRSPSPTTSLPPSWVYPSNMPGRVKAIVNTSNISVQISKTLQSQQATHKKNVPAKTPSPAPAPPPEMPLENGCTKIEMELSRHQPYQLNSSLFILNPIKDPYSSLSLPRAAPPPKPVMTCQSLSRQTSLPSSTSLSLYSPSAANRSAHCFSPPITPLSPSTVGSISSPVSPLGPERVASPRSGAQAPRPTFSAKKVGITPQIKEETLAPVTSTDFTTPTSRMSNLTQCFTSPDVTSSAVWSPSSPLVTSKSSSPIYKPTPTSPSPRPIHKSITICSSSSPIHKPIATSPSPGTIYKPTATSPLSPPWETRHQSPAINQDTKANHRLLAKNIINAAKRKNSPSPRALSGHSLPISPVSSGIVPYEHKPVSPFQPRMLGAQSPTLTSPSPTRMIHSPVRLYNTRSLTDSDASVESEDSGLRSPGVRSYNICPRGWTGGLQVKRGSMPEDL